CCAATCAAATGGGCTTAGATTTAATCATCGTGGATAAGCGCCGTGAAAAAGCTAATGAAAGCGAAGTGATGAATATTATCGGCTCAGCAAAGGAGCGCGATGTGATTTTAGTGGATGATATGATTGATACCGCAGGCACGATCTGTAAAGCCGCTTTGGCCTTAAAAGAGCAAGGGGCAACTTCTGTCATGGCGTTAGGCACGCATGCGGTTTTGAGTGGGAATGCGATCAAGCGCATTAAAGAAAGCGCGTTAGATGAAGTGGTGATAACTAACTCTATCCCTTTAGTTCAAAAATGCGATAAAATCACCACTTTAAGCGTAGCACCCTTATTTGCGGAAGTGATCAGAAGGATTTATCATAACGAAAGCGTCCAATCGCTTTTCACTTAAAAAAGGAATAAAAAAGCGGGAGTGGTGGATTCTGTAGGACTTGAACCTACGACCAATCGGTTATGAGCCGAGCGCTCTGACCAGCTGAGCTAAGAATCCAAAATTCCCAAAGGATGGTTTGCTATTGTATCCAAAAATATAGCGAAAAGCAAGCAGGTTTTCTAGGATTGCAAACAGGATCATAAAAGTGATAAAACTGCTCCCCCCATAGCTGAATAAAGGCAAGGGAATCCCCACCACAGGGGCTAACCCTAAAGTCATGGCGATATTCACGCTGGAATAAACAAAGATTAAAATAGAAATCCCAAGGGCTACAATCTTTAAAAACCAATCGCTGTTGCTCTCAAACAGATAAAAAAATAAATGCAAACTCAAGCCTATATAAATCGCAAAAAGCAACATAGCCCCTAAAAACCCGAAACGCTCCACGAAGTAAGCGAAGATAAAATCGCTCGTTGCAATAGGCAAGAATTTGAATTTGGTTTGCGTGCAGGCCTCTTTAGATTTGCCTAAAAACCCACCGGAACCTATGGCGATAATGGATTGCATGACATGGTAATTAGGTTTTTCAGAAAGAAAGTCTGCGATGCGCTTTTTTTGGTAATCATGCAAAAAATGATAAGCGATGGGCGAAGCCACTAAAAGAGCGATAAAAAGAGGGAGCCACACCCTAGTCCTTAAACCCACGATAAGTAAAATCCCAAAACCCATGATGAGCACAATAAGAGCCGTGCCTAAATCAGGCTGTTTTAAAATCAAAGCCGCTGGTAAGCAAATGTAAAAACTAAGCTTTAAAAACATGCCCCAATCATAGCCCTTAAAAGGAGGCGGGTTGATTTTAATCAAATGCGCTAATAACAAAAGGATAGCGATTTTCACGGGTTCGCTGGGCTGTAAGGTGATAGAGGTAAAGGGAATGACTAGCCATCGTTGCGCCCCAAGCTTACTCGATCCCATAAAATCCACTAACGCTAATAAAATAACGCACGCCCAATAAAACACAAAGAGCCACCGATCGAGCTTTCTGAAAGGGATAAAAAACACTACCCAAAAGAGAAGAAACCCTATCGCATAATAAACCCCTTGCTTCAAGCTCAAAACCGCGCTGCTCTCAAAAATCAATAAAAAAGAAACCACCAACAAGGGAATAATAAACACAAAAGGCAAAAGATCAAAATGCATCCAAATCCTTTTGTCTAATGCCATGCGTTTTTCATAACCCCTAATCTTATTGCGTTAATTTTTTGATTGTATCCAAGTTGAGATAATTCTCCTTAAAGAGAGAAGTTATCATGCCAACTTCATCAGGCAATTCGACTTCGCCCGTCTCATCATTAAAGCACTTTTCTAGCACTTTCAAATACGCAAACCCAATGCCTTCTGTGATAACAGCAGCGGTTGCGCCCCCTGCAACACTCCCCACAACAGGAATGAATTTAAGGAAACCATTAACGAGCGTTCTCCCCACTTGCGCGACAGCGGTTACGCCTAACAATCCTGCGACCAAACTCGCGCCCACAGATTTATCCAAATCCATCCCAAAAGCGTCATTCATTTTATAGATCATTCCTGCTTGAATGGGCGCAATAGCGAGTGCATCGCTAAAAGGTATGGGGATAAGCCCAGCCGCTCCTGCAGCTCCTGATGCAACATGGATAATGGTTTTACATTCCTCTATCATGGCCTGTTTTCTTTCTTGAATCTTAACTTTTTGAATACTCAAGAAATGCCTTCTCTTATTTTTTTCAGCGTCTGAAAGGTATTTTTTCGTTTCATCTACCAATTCTTCTAAACCTTCAACAGGGACTTTCAACCCCCTAAATGAAAAGGCAACCGAATTGACCCTCACATAGGCTCTGACAAAACCTTTAAACCCCCATTCTTCGCCTATGATCTCTTTAGTTTCTTGGACAAACGCATCGCCGACTTCGGCTTGAGTGTGTGTGAAAACGACAATCGTTGGGATATTCCAACTTTTAGTGAAGCTTAATAACTCTCTCTCTCTCTCTTGAATCCTACCAGAAGTCTCTTTAACGCACAGATACGCCACATCAATGGCTTCTTTTTCGCTAAGCGTTTTAAAAGAATCTTCCATTTCTTTTTTAATGCTTTGCATGGTATCGTGGTAATCTTTACCTTCAATGCCTTTGGTGTCCCATAAAATCAAGCCCTTCTGTTCATCAATGTATTTTTCAAGGTGCTGAGTGATGGGTTTTCCTACGCCTGCTTTAGCGATTTCTTTACCAAAGAGAGCGTTAATGAGCGAGCTTTTACCACTCCCAGTATACCCCATAAGCAAAATATTCATCATTGGTATCTGTGTTGTTTTTTTAATATTGTCATACAATTCATTAAAAATGATTTGAGCCACAAAATGTTGGCTCACCGATTATAGCGTATTCAAATAATGAAATAGGATTTTTTTAAGGTTTTGAGTAGAATAATGGTTTTTAAAAATGCAAAAAAGAGTTTGAATGCAAAAAGTTTTCATTGCCCCTACCCATTACAAACGCATTGATGAATTTTTAGCCAAAGAATTGCAAATTTCTAAAAACCAGGTATTGAATTTGATTAAAGAGGGGTTAGTGTTTTGTCAAAAAAAGGAGGTGAAAAAAGGGGGGCTAGCCTTAAAAGAGGGCGATGCAATCACGCTTTTAACGCCCAAAATCGCGCCCAAACCCTTAAAAAAAGAGCTTGATTTAGAAATAGAAGTCATTTTTGAAGATGAAGATTTGTTGGTGTTGAATAAGCCCCCTAATCTAGTCGTCCATAAAGCCCCAAGCGTGAAAGAGCCTACTTTAGTGGATTGGTTGGAATCTAAAAATTACGAGCTTTCTAATCTTGGCTTAAAAGAGCGCTACGGGATTGTGCATCGTTTGGATAAGGACACGAGCGGAGGGATTGTCATCGCTAAAAACAATTTTACCCATGTTTGTTTGAGCGAGCAACTCAAAACCAAAATGATGGGGCGCTACTATATCGCCTTGCTTTCAACGCCCTTAAAAGAAGAAAAAATGAGCGTGGAATGCTATTTGACAAGAAACCCTAATAACCGCTTAAAAATGATAGCGCTCAAAGCGGCTAAAAAAGAAAAAAGCCGTTATTCTAAAAGCGAATTTACTAGCTTGCTGACTTCTCAAAATGGCATGGATTTGATAGGGGCTAAATTGTTCACCGGGCGCACGCACCAGATCAGAGCGCATTTAGAATATTTGAACAGACACATCATAGGCGATAACCTTTACGGGCTTAATGGGGCGCTTTCTAAAGAAGAAATAAGAATCATGCTGCATGCCTATTTGATAGAGTTCAAACACCCCAGAAGCGAGCAAAAACTGCACTTTAAAGTTCCCCTATTAAAGGATATGTTAGAATATCTTAAAAAAGTTTTTGACAAGGAGAATTTAGATGAGGTCTTGGATGAAGAAAAAATACTTCACGCTTTTATTGCAAAGTAGTGTGGTATTAGCGGTTTTTATAGGGTGTTCTTCTACCAGGAATCATACTTTTTCAGCCCTTAATAATCAAGAAAATACAGATACTAATCTTCCGGTAGTCCATTCCATTAAAACGATTAACGATGTGAGTTCAGTGGGCTTTGAATGGCCTAAAATCGCTGACACTTATGACATTGATGGGTTTATTTTGTATCGTTTGAAAAAAGACTCCAAGCTTAAAAGAATCGCCACGATTAAAAACCCTTATGCGACCCACTATTATGATGAGGGGTTAGAAACAGAGAGTTCCTACACTTACCAATTAGCCACCTACAAGGGCGATAAAATCTCTAACCTTTCAGAACCCATTTTAGTAAAAACCTCCTTTATCAATCCTGTAGAAAGCGTGTTTGCAAGCCTTGAATACCCTAAAAGCGTGAAAGTCTTTTGGAGCCCGCACCCAAATCCCAGCGTTTCAAGATACATCATTCAAAGGCAGAATAAAGACGGCAAATTTTTAAATGTAGGGGCTGTGAAAAACCGCTTATTCGTGGAGTTTTTTGATAAAGATTTAGAGGATGGGAAAAAATACCGCTACCAAGTCATTGCTGAAAATTTCATGGGGGATAAATCCAGGCCTAGCATCATAGTGGAGGGGAAAACCAAAGATTTACCCAAAGAAATCGCTAATGTTAGAGTGAGCCAAAACCTCACACGACACATTGAATTGAGTTGGGATAAATCTTCTCAAGCGGATGTGGTAGCTTATCGCATTTACGCTTCCAATAACCGCAACGATAAATACAAATTCATCGCTCAAACTAATAACACTTCCTATGTGGATAAAATAGAAAAAGACAACCTCACTCGTTATTATAAAGTCGTTGCCGTAGATAAAACGCATCTTGAAGGGGCATTACCCAAAGAGCCTGCAATGGGTGAAACTGCTGATAGGCCCGAAGCCCCTATCATCACTAAAGGGACTATTCAAGACTCTTCAGCTTTCATTCAATGGGAAAATAACCCAAGCGCTAAAATAGCCACTTATGCGGTGTATCGCTTTGAAGCCAATTCTAAAACCCCTTTGCGCTTTGGGAATATCACCAAAAACCAATTCGTGGATAAGGACATGAAAGTGGGTGTGGCTTACCGCTATCAAGTGGTGAGCGTGGATAAAGATGGTTTAGAGTCGCACCCAAGCAAAGAAGTGCGTTTGTTTTTAGAGCGCTAAAAGGGTTTTAATGCCCCATTTTTTAGCCAAATTAGATTCCAAACCTTTAGAATACCCAATAACAAATGGGGATTTTTGTTTTTACAGGGAATTTTTAAGCTTAAAACACCCCACTAAAAGCTGTGTGCATGCGAGTTTTAAGGATGATGTTTTTTTATTGCAAAAAATCCGGCGAGAGGGTGATTTTTTGATCAAAAGCGAAAAAGCGACGCCCTTAAAACGAGAGATTTTAAAACAAGCTTTAAGGATTTATTCGCAATCTTTTGAAGTCATTTCGCATAATTTGCAAGAAAATTCTAAACATGCGAGCGAAAAAAAAGCCCTTGATTTAGAAACTTTTGAAGATTTTATCCAAAAAAATCAAGCCCCTATTTTAGCCGAAATTGGTTTTGGGAGCGGGAGGCATTTGATAGAATTAGCTAAAAACAACCCCACTAAAACATGCTTAGGGATAGAGATTCACACCCCATCTATCGCGCAAGCGTTAAAGCAAATTGAGTTGTTGGATTTGAAAAATCTGCACATCTTGCAAGGCGATGGCCGTTTGGTTTTAGAGAGCATGCCCAATCACAAGTGCGAGAAAATTTTTGTGCATTTCCCTGTGCCATGGAATGAGAAAAAACACCGCCGAGTGCTAAGCGAAAAATTTTTAAATGAAGCTTTAAGGGTTTTAAAACCTAGAGGGTTTTTGGAATTACGCACCGATGATGGCCTTTATTTTGAAGACAGCTTAAAATTAGCCCTAAAAAACCTTAAATGCGAGATAGAAATCAAAAAAAACGCTCAAATCCCGGTGGTCAGCAAGTATGAAGCACGTTGGAATAAACTCAAAAAAGATATTTATGATTTAAGAATTTATTCTTTAGAATCGAATGAAACCCCTTTTGATAACCATGCATTTGATTTTTCTTTTGATACAATAACAATGAGTAAAAAGAGCGTTGGAGCGATTTTAAAAACCCCAAAAATCATCAAAGAAGGGTATTTTGCGCATGTTTGTAATATTTATGAGAATAAGGGGGATTTTTTAGTGGAATTGAGTATGGGGGATTTTGATTGGCCTGTGCGTTTGTTTGTTTTATTGGCAGAAAATCAGATTTTTTACCTCAATAAAAGCCCTTTAAAAACCTTAAACAACCACAAAGCGCATCTTTTGCTCCAAAATATCCTAAGCCAAAAGGGAATTGGATGAGTGTGATCATCGCAGCGAACAATCTGTGCTTGCAATACCAGCAAAACGAACCGGTCATTAAGCATGCTAATTTACGCATCAAACGCAAGGATTTTGTGTTCATTTCAGGGCCTAGCGGGAGCGGTAAAAGCACGCTTTTGCGTTCGTTCTATGGGGATTTAAAACTTTTTAGCGGTAAATTAGAAGTTTGCAATATCAACATGAATAACGCTTCAAAATCAACGATTTTGGATTTGCGTAAAAATATTGGCGTGGTTTTCCAAGATTATAAATTGATCCAAGATTACACGATTGAGCAAAACATCAAACTACCGATGGTGATTTGTGGCGTTAAAAAAGAAGAATGCCACTTGCAGCTAGAAAAACTTTTAGGGCATATTGATTTACGCCATAAGGCTAACCGCTACCCCAAAGAGCTCAGTGGGGGCGAACAACAGCGAGTGGCTATGGCTAGGGCTATGGCGAACTGCCCTGAACTCATTTTAGCCGATGAGCCTACCGGGAATTTAGACGATTATTCTAGCGATAAAATCTGGAGCCTGTTAAGGGGCATGAACACGCAATTAAACGCTACGATCGTGGTGGTTACGCACAAATTCCCTAAAAATTTTAGCGCTTATCACCGAAAATTTTATATAGAAGATGGGGAAGTTTATGAATACTCTTAAAAAGCATTTAGCCTTTATCATTCCCCTAGTAGCGTTATTGTTTAGCTTGGAGTGTGTGTTGTTTATCAATCAAGCCATAGAACAAAAAGAAAAAAAATTGATTGAAGATTATTCAGTCGTGTTAGCCAGCACGCAAAAATTAGGCTTGGAATTGTTGCGCCAAAATTTTAGCGAAATCATAGCGTTAAAAGAAATTGATCCCAATTATTCTTTAGAACCTCTTCAAAAAACTTTAGGTACAGACGGGCTTAAGGAATTAAAAAAAAATTTACCCTTTTTTTATTCTTTACAACTTTCCACATTCCCCACTCAAGAGCGTTTAGAAAACATTAAAGAAAAATTACTCAAAATCCCTGGCGTTCAAAAAGTTGAAGTCTTTGCCAAAACTTACATGCAAGTGTATGATCTCTTGAGTTTTATTAAAGCAGCGGTCTATATCTTTGCGTTAGTGGTCTTTGTCTTATCGGTTTTATTGATGTTTAAGCAAGTCCGCATCTGGATCTATCAATACCATGAGAGGTTAGAGATCATGGATTTATTAGGGGCTTCAGTGTCTTTTAAAAACGGGTTTTTGTATAAAATAGCTTTAATGGATTCTGTAATCGCTAGTTTTTTAGCCCCCATGCTCATGCTCTATACCACTTCGCAAAAAGGTTTTGAAAAAACGATGGATACTTTGGGTATTATAGGAGACGCGTTTGTTTTAAACCATTTTTTATGGGGACTGCTTTTTAGCCTTGTGGTCTCATTTGTTTCTGTTTTACTTGTAGCTTGGAGGACTAGACATGTATAAATTAGGGGTGTTTTTGTTAGCCACCTTACTATCAGCTAACACGCAAAAAGTGAGCGATATTGCTAAAGATATCCAGCATAAAGAAACCCTTTTGAAAAAAACCCATGAAGAAAAAAACCAACTAAACAGCCGTTTGAGTTCTTTAGGCGAAGCGATCCGCTCTAAAGAGCTTCAAAAGGTTGAGATGGAGCGCCAAATGGCCGCCTTAAAAAAGAGTCTTGAAAAAAATCGTAACGAAAGTTTGGCTCAAGAAAAAGTCCTAACCAACTATCGCAAGTCTTTAGATCATTTGCAAAAACAACGATCGTTTTTACAAAAGAGGGTGTTTGATACGCTTTTAGAGGATTTTCTTTTTTCACAAGCCCTAAAGGGGCAGAATTTAGCCTCTTCTAATGATGTGATTTTACAAGTAGCGTTTGAAAACTTGCACCAAAGCACTCTGTCTAAAATGTCGCAACTGAGCCAAGAAGAAAAGGATCTCAATACGCAAGCTTTAAAAGTCAAAAGCAGCATTCAAAAAATCTCATCTGTCATAGATGAGCAAAAAACTCGTGAAGTAACCTTAAAATCCTTGCAAACCGAACAAAATAAGCTCATTTTGAGCATGCAAAAAGATTATGCGATCTATAACCAACGCCTAACCCTTTTAGAAAAAGAGCGCCAGAATTTAAACGCCCTTTTAAAACGCTTGAATATCATCAAACAAAACAGAGAAAATGAAGAAAAAGTCAGTTTGAAAAGATCTTCTCAAGCTTTAGAAGTCAAACAAGTGGCTAGCTCTTATCAAAATATCAACACCACGAGCTATAACGGGCCAAAAACGATCGCCCCTTTGAACGATTATGAAGTGGTGCAAAAATTTGGCCCCTATATTGATCCGGTTTATAATTTAAAAATTTTTAGCGAGTCTATTACGCTGGTGTCAAAAACCCCAAACGCTTTGGTGCGTAATGTTTTGGACGGGAAAATCGTGTTCGCTAAAGAAATCAACATGCTTAAAAAAGTCGTTATCATTGAGCATAAAAACGGCATCCGCACGATTTATTCTCAACTGGATAAAATCGCCCCCACCATTAAAAGCGGCATGCACATCCAAAAAGGCTATGTTTTAGGGCGCATTGAGCAACGCTTGGGTTTTGAAGTTACTATGAGAGAAAAGCACATTAACCCCTTAGAACTCATCGCACGCAATTAAACAAATCATTTTTATTGCCGATATTGGCTAAAGAGCTTATGCAAACAAAGAAATCATTATACTTGTAGGCATGGAAAAATTTGGAGGTTTTTATGGTCAATAAAGTTCAAGGGATTGGGATTCCCACATCTCACACAAGCGTTCAAACAACCCCCACAAAAAAGATCAGTCGCACAAACACTATAAACACTATTGATGAATCTAAGACAACAATAGACCCTGATCAATACAAACCCAAACTAGAATTATTGAGCGAGCGTCTGAATGAAGAAATGAAACGCATTGGCACGGATATTAATTTTAGTTATAACGATACGATTAAAGGGTTAGTGGTTTCAGTCAAAGACGCTAATGGGGATAAGGTGATAAGAGAAATACCCTCTAAAGAAGCCGTGGAGCTTATGCAAAGAATGCGCGATGTGATAGGCATTATCTTTGATAAAAGAGGCTAAACATTAGAGGTAAAACATGGCAATAGGTTCATTAAGCTCATTAGGGCTTGGCAGTAAGGTTTTGAATTACGATGTGATTGACAAGCTTAAGGACGCTGATGAAAAAGCTTTAATCGCCCCACTAGACAAGAAAATGGAGCAAAATGTTGAAAAACAAAAAGCCCTTGTAGAAATTAAAACGCTCCTTTCATCTCTAAAAGGCCCGGTTAAAACGCTTTCAGATTATTCCACTTATATCAGCCGAAAAAGCAATGTTACAGGCGATGCGTTGAGCGCGAGCGTGGGGGCTGGCGTGCCTATTCAAGATATTAAGGTGGATGTGCAAAATTTAGCGCAAGGCGATATTAACGAACTAGGGGCGAAATTTTCTTCAAGAGATGATATTTTTAGCCAAGTGGATACCACGCTCAAATTTTACACGCAAAACAAGGACTACGCCGTTGATATTAAAGCAGGAATGACTTTAGGCGATGTGGCTCAAAGCATCACAGACGCTACCAATGGCGAAGTGATGGGCATTGTGATGAAAACAGGAGGGAATGACCCCTACCAATTAATGGTGAATACCAAAAACACTGGCGAAGACAACCGGGTCTATTTTGGCTCACACCTCCAATCCACGCTCACTAACAAAAACGCCCTTTCTTTAGGGCTTGATGGAGCCGGGAAAAGCGAATTGAGTTTGAATTTAAAGGGGGCTGATGGGAATATGCATGAAGTCCCTATCATGCTAGAGCTCCCTGAAAGCGCTTCTATCAAACAAAAAAACACCGCGATCCAAAAAGCGATGGAGCAGGCTTTAGAAAATGACCCTAATTTTAAAGATTTGATCGCTAATGGGGATATTTCCATAGACACTCTTCATGGAGGGGAATCTTTAATCATTAATGACAGGCGTGGGGGAAACATTGAAATTAAAGGGAGTAAGGCTAAAGAGCTTGGGTTTTTGCAAACCACCGCCCAAGAAAGCGATTTGTTAAAAAGCGCTCGCACGATAAAAGAGGGTAAATTAGAAGGGGTGGTTAGTTTGAATGGCCAAAAACTGGATTTAAAAGCCTTAACCAAAGAGAGCAACACTAGCGAAGAAAACACAGACGCTATCATTCAAGCGATCAACGCTAAAGAAGGCTTGAGTGCGTTTAAGAACGCCGAAGGCAAGCTTGTGATCAATTCTAAAACCGGAATGCTCACCATTAAGGGCGAGGACGCTTTAGGCAAGGCCAGTTTGAAGGATTTGGGTTTGAGCGCTGGCATGGTGCAATCTTATGAAGCTTCGCAAGACACGCTTTTTATGTCTAAGAATTTGCAAAAAGCGAGCGATTCACAATTCACTTATAATGGGGTGAGCATCACGCGCCCCACTAATGAGGTCAATGATGTGATCAGTGGGGTTAATATCACTTTAGAGCAAACCACAGAGCCTAATAAACCTGCCATTATCAGCGTGAGTAGGGACAATCAAGCCATTACAGACAGCCTTAAAGAATTTGTCAAAGCCTATAATGAGCTTATCCCTAAATTAGATGAAGACACGCGCTATGACGCTGACACTAAAATCGCTGGGATTTTTAACGGCGTGGGCGATATTCGTGCCATTAGATCCTCTCTTAATAATGTGTTTTCTTATAGCGTGCATACGGATAATGGGGTAGAAAGTTTGATGAAATACGGGCTTAGTTTAGACGATAAGGGCGTGATGAGTTTGGATGAAGCTAAATTATCAAGCGCATTAAATTCTAACCCTAAAGCGACTCAAGACTTTTTCTATGGGAGCGATAGCAAGGATATGGGGGGCAGAGAAATCCACCAAGAGGGCATTTTTTCTAAATTCAATCAAGTTATCGCTAATCTCATAGACGGAGGGAACGCTAAATTAAAGATTTATGAAGATTCCCTAGACAGAGACGCTAAAAGCCTGACCAAAGACAAAGAAAACGCTCAAGAGCTTTTAAAAACCCGCTACAACATCATGGCGGAGCGTTTTGCGGCTTATGATAGCCAAATCTCTAAAGCGAATCAAAAATTCAATTCCGTGCAAATGATGATCGATCAAGCAGCGGCTAAAAAGAATTAAAAAAACAGAGAGTCATCAATTTTAAAGGATAAAGGAACATTATGCAATACGCTAACGCTTATCAAGCCTACCAGCATAACCGAGTGAGTGTGGAATCCCCAGCAAAACTCATTGAAATGCTTTATGAAGGGATTTTAAGATTTTCTTCGCAAGCCAAACGCTGTATTGAAAATGAAGACATTGAAAAAAAGATTTATTATATTAATAGGGTTACGGATATTTTCACGGAGTTGTTGAATATTTTAGACTATGAAAAAGGGGGGGAAGTGGCCGTGTATCTTACAGGCTTATACACCCATCAAATCAAAGTTTTAACGCAAGCCAATGTGGAAAATGACGCGAGTAAGATTGATTTGGTGTTGAATGTGGCTAGGGGGTTGTTAGAAGCTTGGAGGGAAATCCATTCAGATGAACTCGCCTAATGCGTTATTAGATTCCTTTAAAATCGCTCTTGTTAAAAAAGATTCTAAGCAGGCCTTTTCATTGATAGAGTGCCTTTCTTTAGAGCAAATAAAAAGCTTGGATTTAGATGCGCTTTTAAGCCTTAAGGAAATGATAGCCCAAAGCATTGAACTATTAGAAAAAGAAAAAGAAGAACTGCAATCACAAATGCATAAGGCTAAGAAGATTCAAAAATTTTTGTCTTAGATTTTTTAAACTACGATACAATAAAAGCACTATTTTTATTGAAGGCTAAAGATTGTCTGAACCCATAGATAGATTCACGCGCATAAGGTGGTTGTTTAAAAACGATTTTGAAAAAATCCGCCAACAAAGGGTTTTAATCTGTGGTGTGGGGGGCGTTGGGGGCTTTGCGCTAGACGCTTTGTATCGTGTGGGGATAGGGCAAATCACCATCATTGACAAAGATGTGTTTGATGTTACCAATCAAAACCGCCAGATTGGCTCAGAAAGGATAGGAGAATCTAAAGTGTTGGTGTTGCAAGATCTCTATAAAGGCATTCAAGCTTTGAATTATCGCATAGATGAAGCGTTTTTAAATTCATTTAATTTTAGAGATTATGATTA
This is a stretch of genomic DNA from Helicobacter pylori. It encodes these proteins:
- a CDS encoding M23 family peptidase; this encodes MYKLGVFLLATLLSANTQKVSDIAKDIQHKETLLKKTHEEKNQLNSRLSSLGEAIRSKELQKVEMERQMAALKKSLEKNRNESLAQEKVLTNYRKSLDHLQKQRSFLQKRVFDTLLEDFLFSQALKGQNLASSNDVILQVAFENLHQSTLSKMSQLSQEEKDLNTQALKVKSSIQKISSVIDEQKTREVTLKSLQTEQNKLILSMQKDYAIYNQRLTLLEKERQNLNALLKRLNIIKQNRENEEKVSLKRSSQALEVKQVASSYQNINTTSYNGPKTIAPLNDYEVVQKFGPYIDPVYNLKIFSESITLVSKTPNALVRNVLDGKIVFAKEINMLKKVVIIEHKNGIRTIYSQLDKIAPTIKSGMHIQKGYVLGRIEQRLGFEVTMREKHINPLELIARN
- a CDS encoding DUF697 domain-containing protein, translated to MNILLMGYTGSGKSSLINALFGKEIAKAGVGKPITQHLEKYIDEQKGLILWDTKGIEGKDYHDTMQSIKKEMEDSFKTLSEKEAIDVAYLCVKETSGRIQERERELLSFTKSWNIPTIVVFTHTQAEVGDAFVQETKEIIGEEWGFKGFVRAYVRVNSVAFSFRGLKVPVEGLEELVDETKKYLSDAEKNKRRHFLSIQKVKIQERKQAMIEECKTIIHVASGAAGAAGLIPIPFSDALAIAPIQAGMIYKMNDAFGMDLDKSVGASLVAGLLGVTAVAQVGRTLVNGFLKFIPVVGSVAGGATAAVITEGIGFAYLKVLEKCFNDETGEVELPDEVGMITSLFKENYLNLDTIKKLTQ
- a CDS encoding fibronectin type III domain-containing protein, with the protein product MRSWMKKKYFTLLLQSSVVLAVFIGCSSTRNHTFSALNNQENTDTNLPVVHSIKTINDVSSVGFEWPKIADTYDIDGFILYRLKKDSKLKRIATIKNPYATHYYDEGLETESSYTYQLATYKGDKISNLSEPILVKTSFINPVESVFASLEYPKSVKVFWSPHPNPSVSRYIIQRQNKDGKFLNVGAVKNRLFVEFFDKDLEDGKKYRYQVIAENFMGDKSRPSIIVEGKTKDLPKEIANVRVSQNLTRHIELSWDKSSQADVVAYRIYASNNRNDKYKFIAQTNNTSYVDKIEKDNLTRYYKVVAVDKTHLEGALPKEPAMGETADRPEAPIITKGTIQDSSAFIQWENNPSAKIATYAVYRFEANSKTPLRFGNITKNQFVDKDMKVGVAYRYQVVSVDKDGLESHPSKEVRLFLER
- a CDS encoding ABC transporter ATP-binding protein, whose amino-acid sequence is MSVIIAANNLCLQYQQNEPVIKHANLRIKRKDFVFISGPSGSGKSTLLRSFYGDLKLFSGKLEVCNINMNNASKSTILDLRKNIGVVFQDYKLIQDYTIEQNIKLPMVICGVKKEECHLQLEKLLGHIDLRHKANRYPKELSGGEQQRVAMARAMANCPELILADEPTGNLDDYSSDKIWSLLRGMNTQLNATIVVVTHKFPKNFSAYHRKFYIEDGEVYEYS
- a CDS encoding rod shape-determining protein RodA, encoding MALDKRIWMHFDLLPFVFIIPLLVVSFLLIFESSAVLSLKQGVYYAIGFLLFWVVFFIPFRKLDRWLFVFYWACVILLALVDFMGSSKLGAQRWLVIPFTSITLQPSEPVKIAILLLLAHLIKINPPPFKGYDWGMFLKLSFYICLPAALILKQPDLGTALIVLIMGFGILLIVGLRTRVWLPLFIALLVASPIAYHFLHDYQKKRIADFLSEKPNYHVMQSIIAIGSGGFLGKSKEACTQTKFKFLPIATSDFIFAYFVERFGFLGAMLLFAIYIGLSLHLFFYLFESNSDWFLKIVALGISILIFVYSSVNIAMTLGLAPVVGIPLPLFSYGGSSFITFMILFAILENLLAFRYIFGYNSKPSFGNFGFLAQLVRALGS
- a CDS encoding RluA family pseudouridine synthase, producing the protein MQKVFIAPTHYKRIDEFLAKELQISKNQVLNLIKEGLVFCQKKEVKKGGLALKEGDAITLLTPKIAPKPLKKELDLEIEVIFEDEDLLVLNKPPNLVVHKAPSVKEPTLVDWLESKNYELSNLGLKERYGIVHRLDKDTSGGIVIAKNNFTHVCLSEQLKTKMMGRYYIALLSTPLKEEKMSVECYLTRNPNNRLKMIALKAAKKEKSRYSKSEFTSLLTSQNGMDLIGAKLFTGRTHQIRAHLEYLNRHIIGDNLYGLNGALSKEEIRIMLHAYLIEFKHPRSEQKLHFKVPLLKDMLEYLKKVFDKENLDEVLDEEKILHAFIAK
- a CDS encoding ABC transporter permease encodes the protein MNTLKKHLAFIIPLVALLFSLECVLFINQAIEQKEKKLIEDYSVVLASTQKLGLELLRQNFSEIIALKEIDPNYSLEPLQKTLGTDGLKELKKNLPFFYSLQLSTFPTQERLENIKEKLLKIPGVQKVEVFAKTYMQVYDLLSFIKAAVYIFALVVFVLSVLLMFKQVRIWIYQYHERLEIMDLLGASVSFKNGFLYKIALMDSVIASFLAPMLMLYTTSQKGFEKTMDTLGIIGDAFVLNHFLWGLLFSLVVSFVSVLLVAWRTRHV
- the trmB gene encoding tRNA (guanosine(46)-N7)-methyltransferase TrmB is translated as MPHFLAKLDSKPLEYPITNGDFCFYREFLSLKHPTKSCVHASFKDDVFLLQKIRREGDFLIKSEKATPLKREILKQALRIYSQSFEVISHNLQENSKHASEKKALDLETFEDFIQKNQAPILAEIGFGSGRHLIELAKNNPTKTCLGIEIHTPSIAQALKQIELLDLKNLHILQGDGRLVLESMPNHKCEKIFVHFPVPWNEKKHRRVLSEKFLNEALRVLKPRGFLELRTDDGLYFEDSLKLALKNLKCEIEIKKNAQIPVVSKYEARWNKLKKDIYDLRIYSLESNETPFDNHAFDFSFDTITMSKKSVGAILKTPKIIKEGYFAHVCNIYENKGDFLVELSMGDFDWPVRLFVLLAENQIFYLNKSPLKTLNNHKAHLLLQNILSQKGIG
- a CDS encoding flagellar biosynthesis protein FlaG (possibly involved in flagella export); translation: MVNKVQGIGIPTSHTSVQTTPTKKISRTNTINTIDESKTTIDPDQYKPKLELLSERLNEEMKRIGTDINFSYNDTIKGLVVSVKDANGDKVIREIPSKEAVELMQRMRDVIGIIFDKRG